In Candidatus Woesearchaeota archaeon, the genomic window ATTTCCTTAATCATCTGATAAAAAGAGAGAGCGCCCCTCTTTGAATATTCCCGGATTGTTGAAAGCACAAGATTCTCTTCTTTTGTAAGGGCTGATTTTCCCTTTTCCTGAAATACAAACTCATAATCCTTTTTGCCTCCGAAGATTCCGAGAACCTTTTTTCTGTCAATTATATTCAGCTTCAGCCAGCCCTTCATGCAGAGATTGAGCATCACTGCTGTGAAATCATTTGAATTTGGCTTTCTGTCATGCTGCTTAATCAGGGCGCCCAGTATTGCAGGGGAATAATCATAAGGGATTTCCCTCTCATAAATCCTGTCATACTTAACTTTCGGCTCCCTTCCGAAAACAAGGTATAATTCTATGAAAAGCAGTATTATGAACGCGCTTGGAAGAGTGAGAAGGAGCATAAGCTGGACTCCGGTAAGGGGCTTTTTAATGTAGGAATCCTCTTTTTTTATTATGCTCTCCAAGCCGTCTGAATTAACCTTTTTTGCATATTCTGCATTGGGAAGTATGCTTCTTGGGAATGCAATGTGAATCTCAACCCATTGGTTTTCAGGAACATCAAATGCCTGATATATCACTGTCCTGTTATCTGACATTGCAATCTTTCCGTAAAGCTCAGGATGCTCCCAGCCATACACATCTGAACCATCAATTATTTCTCCCGGAAGAATGAATTTCCCGTAAATCTCATGAAGCTCGCGCTCCCAGCCGCTCCCCCAGATTTTCCAGTTAAAATCAACAACATCATTGTAGGCAGTAAGCGCATTCTTCAAGTCATAGCTTATAAGAAATGTCTTCTCCTCATCGCTTGCTGAGAAGAACCATCTTGCTTCAATTTCACCTGAGCCCCTGCTGGTTATTTTGTACTCTACATCAGAAAGATTTGAGCCCTTCATCTCATAAACCCTGATGTTCTCTATCTTTTCCCTGTCAAACTCAAAGGTCCTGTAGGCAAAGCTGTAATTGCCGTAGAACATAAAGAAAATTGTTTCATTCACTTGGATGCTTGCGTCTGGAGAAACAGCCATTGCAATCTCTGCTTTTTTCAGGGAATATGACTTGCCCGAAGCCATTCCGCACAGAAGAAGCGCCATTGCAAAAATTATGAAAAGCCTGAAATGCCTGTATTCAATCCTCATTTCCATCACCTTAAAATGGAAATATCAAACCTTTTTTTAAATATTTGCTTTGCCTGAATTCCGCGTGAAATTTCATTATCATAATTATTAAATACTTATTCATCTCTGGCACTACGTTTTTTGCGCTTTTTGTTTTTATTGGAATCAAGCCTGCAAAAAACCATTTTGAAAAAATAAAAAGAGGAATATTAAGCACAATGGAAAAACTGGTTCTTGAAAAGATTATTTCTTCACCCGATTCGGGCGTTTATTCAAAGGCAAATTCTAATCAGGGCATTGAAAACGAAAATGAATGCGGAAAAAACGTGCAGTATCCTGACGGCACATATCACTTTTACAAAAGCATAGAGGATTCAGTGAATGCCGAAGAGGGCAAAATTGATGCCCTGAAATCTGAGAGAAATATCGCTTACACCAGATTTTTTAATGAGCTTGAAAAGCTGAATCCCCTTGT contains:
- a CDS encoding DUF2207 domain-containing protein, translated to MEMRIEYRHFRLFIIFAMALLLCGMASGKSYSLKKAEIAMAVSPDASIQVNETIFFMFYGNYSFAYRTFEFDREKIENIRVYEMKGSNLSDVEYKITSRGSGEIEARWFFSASDEEKTFLISYDLKNALTAYNDVVDFNWKIWGSGWERELHEIYGKFILPGEIIDGSDVYGWEHPELYGKIAMSDNRTVIYQAFDVPENQWVEIHIAFPRSILPNAEYAKKVNSDGLESIIKKEDSYIKKPLTGVQLMLLLTLPSAFIILLFIELYLVFGREPKVKYDRIYEREIPYDYSPAILGALIKQHDRKPNSNDFTAVMLNLCMKGWLKLNIIDRKKVLGIFGGKKDYEFVFQEKGKSALTKEENLVLSTIREYSKRGALSFYQMIKEIGMRPNEFRKKFSKWQEESSSEAEKMNFFGSPNLFWLFFGISAVMAAIGIILTAKELMGAGFFIAFIVGIFINSVFRGALPKRTEKGALHYKRWMLLKKYLSDFSAMKEHPPESIAVWERYLVYAVSLGAADNVEKAMKIILPNKKVHSTIFVGGANYHSFGASMVAATAHSFSSAFASAGSTSGSGGFGGGGGGGGGGGGGGAG